A single region of the Triticum dicoccoides isolate Atlit2015 ecotype Zavitan chromosome 2B, WEW_v2.0, whole genome shotgun sequence genome encodes:
- the LOC119367521 gene encoding uncharacterized protein LOC119367521, producing the protein MGIINWVQNRLNTKQEKKRSAAAAGASSVRNAPVREKSCRGQADDELPGDWSMLSIGTLGNEPTPAPAPDQGVPDFTIEEVKKLQDALNKLLRRAKSKSSSRGSTAGAGDEEQNLPLDRFLNCPSSLEVDRRLSLRLQGADGGQNGEFSPDTQIILSKARELLVSTNGNGGGVKQNSFKFLLKNMFACRGGFPPQPSLKDPVETKLEKLFKTMLQKKMSAPRQSNAASSSRKYYLEDKPMGRIQMDGRHDEDEEDDYGEDVFKWDKTDSDFIVLEV; encoded by the exons ATGGGG ATCATCAACTGGGTGCAGAATCGGCTAAACACCAAGCAGGAGAAGaaacgatccgccgccgccgccggggcgaGCTCGGTTCGCA ATGCCCCGGTCCGGGAGAAGAGCTGCCGCGGCCAGGCCGACGACGAGCTCCCCGGCGACTGGAGCATGCTCTCCATCGGAACCCTCGGCAACGAACccacgccggcgccggcgccagATCAGGGGGTGCCGGACTTCACCATCGAGGAGGTGAAGAAGCTGCAGGACGCGCTGAACAAGCTACTCCGGCGCGCCAAGTCCAAGTCTAGCTCCCGCGGCTCCAccgccggcgccggcgacgaggagcagaaCCTGCCGCTCGACAGGTTCCTCAACTGCCCCTCCAGCCTCGAGGTCGACCGGCGGCTCTCGCTCAGGCTGCAGGGCGCCGATGGCGGGCAGAACGGGGAGTTCTCGCCGGATACGCAGATCATACTCAGCAAGGCCAGGGAGCTCCTCGTCAGCACCAACGGCAACGGCGGGGGTGTCAAGCAGAATTCCTTCAAGTTCCTTCTCAAGAACATGTTCGCCTGCCGGGGCGGCTTCCCGCCGCAGCCCAGCCTCAAGGATCCAGTTGAAACAAAACTGGAGAAG TTGTTTAAGACGATGCTTCAAAAGAAGATGAGCGCCCCGCGCCAGAGCAACGCGGCATCGTCGTCGAGGAAGTATTACCTAGAGGATAAACCAATGGGGAGGATCCAAATGGATGGTCGCCACGACGAGGATGAGGAGGATGACTATGGAGAAGATGTCTTCAAGTGGGACAAAACAGATTCAGATT TCATTGTTCTAGAGGTGTAG
- the LOC119362996 gene encoding uncharacterized protein LOC119362996 isoform X2 → MEDFARAVEDGLKLSKRLVLPGGLPPPRPPAGMERGPDAAAALLLPAAPMAYAVVSDPGAVDTPDVPSYQPYVYGRLDPPALIPLQMKEIDLAVDCALDTASVTLRARWWLHCITRSRECDVRLIVPMGEQGSILGAEVTVGRMSYNTQVTEVEDQTMENTMKGILKPHMFCLTIPQVEGGADIVATVRWSQKLHYDNGRFTVDIPFCFPYYVNPLPKVFMKREKIQLTVNSGFSKEVLLQGTSHSLKEKARQGDKLSFLHEAVVENWSSKDFTFSYSVYSGDLSGGIHVQPSTSQDYDDRDTFSIFILPGSGNRKVFKKAVVFVVDTSGSMKGKPLENVKNAVSTALSELVQGDYFNIITFNEELHSFSSCLEKVNEKAIASANDWMNANFVAEGGTDIMHPLNEAMALLSSAHDALPQIFLMTDGSVDDEHDICQTVKNELLSRGSKSPRISTFGLGLYCNHYFLRMVASIGKGHFDAALETGSIESRIVKWFRKASNTIVANISIDATKHLDDFEVDSEYIPDISAQCPLCISGKYQGKFPETVVATGYLADMTEISIELKVQHITDMPLDNIFAAQQIALLTAKAWLSADKQLERKVIKLSIENSVLSEYTSMVVLQTNLDAAQKVKQKPKGRKGANEPLRFQLHGLKLGFGDKAATRENLLTCFGDEKPLETLKIFKKAGGCCSRVADCLCCMCCIKACNKMNDQCAILMAQVCAALSCLGCYECCAEVCCGGSES, encoded by the exons ATGGAGGACTTCGCGCGCGCGGTGGAGGACGGGCTCAAGCTGTCGAAGCGGCTCGTGCTGCCGGGCGGGCTGCCCCCGCCGCGGCCGCCCGCGGGGATGGAGCGCGGGCCCGACGCGGCCGCCGCGCTGctgctccccgccgcgccgatggcCTACGCGGTCGTCTCCGACCCCGGCGCCGTCGACACCCCCGACGTGCCCAGCTACCAGCCCTACGTCTACGGCCGCCTCGACCCGCCCGCGCTCATCCCGCTGCAGATGAAGGAGATCGACCTGGCCGTCGACTGCGCGCTCGACACGGCCTCCGTCACCCTGCGCGCGCGCTGGTGGCTGCACTGCATCACGCGCAGCCGCGAGTGCGACGTCAGGCTCATCGTGCCCATGGGAGAACAG GGTTCAATTCTAGGCGCTGAGGTCACTGTCGGAAGAATGTCATACAATACTCAAGTGACCGAAGTAGAAGACCAAACCATGGAGAATACCATGAAAGGCATTTTGAAACCCCATATGTTTTGCTTGACAATACCACAG GTGGAAGGTGGAGCGGATATTGTAGCCACAGTTAGATGGTCTCAGAAGTTACACTATGATAATGGACGATTCACGGTCGACATACCTTTCTGTTTTCCATACTATGTCAACCCATTACCAAAAGTATTCATGAAGAGGGAGAAAATTCAGTTGACAGTGAATAGTGGATTCAGTAAAGAGGTTTTGTTGCAGGGCACAAGCCATTCATTGAAG GAAAAGGCAAGGCAGGGTGATAAATTGTCTTTCCTGCATGAAGCAGTTGTTGAGAATTGGTCAAGCAAAGATTTCACATTTTCCTACAGT GTTTACTCTGGTGACTTGTCAGGTGGTATCCATGTGCAGCCTTCAACATCTCAGGATTATGACGATAGAGATACATTCAGCATTTTCATTTTACCTGGAAGTGGGAATAGAAAG GTCTTCAAGAAAGCAGTCGTATTTGTTGTTGATACAAGTGGAAGCATGAAAGGAAAACCTCTTGAGAATGTGAAGAATGCAGTGTCTACAGCTCTTTCCGAACTTGTGCAAGGAGATTACTTCAACATTATAACATTTAATGAGGAGCTCCATTCATTCTCATCATGTTTAGAGAAAGTAAATGAAAAAGCAATAGCAAGTGCGAATGATTGGATGAACGCCAACTTTGTTGCTGAGGGTGGCACAGATATTATGCATCCTTTAAATgag GCGATGGCATTATTGTCAAGTGCCCATGATGCGCTCCCACAAATTTTTCTTATGACTGATGGATCGGTTGATGATGAGCATGACATCTGTCAAACTGTGAAAAATGAGCTGCTCAGCAGAGGATCTAAATCTCCCCGAATTTCTACGTTCGGACTAG GTTTATATTGCAACCATTATTTCTTGCGCATGGTGGCATCAATTGGCAAGGGGCATTTTGATGCTGCACTCGAGACAG GATCAATTGAGAGTCGAATAGTTAAGTGGTTCAGGAAAGCATCAAATACAATAGTGGCAAACATCTCCATTGATGCTACGAAACATCTCGATGATTTTGAA GTGGATTCTGAATATATTCCAGACATTTCAGCACAGTGTCCTTTATGTATATCTGGAAAATACCAAGGCAAGTTCCCTGAGACAGTTGTGGCAACGGGTTACTTGGCTGACATGACAGAGATCTCGATTGAGCTGAAGGTCCAGCATATAACGGACATGCCTCTTGATAAC ATTTTCGCAGCACAGCAGATTGCTCTTCTCACAGCAAAGGCATGGCTTTCTGCAGACAAACAACTGGAGAGAAAG GTGATAAAATTAAGCATAGAGAATAGTGTTCTTTCAGAGTACACAAGCATGGTTGTACTTCAAACCAATTTGGATGCAGCACAAAAA GTCAAGCAGAAACCGAAAGGACGCAAAGGCGCCAATGAGCCATTACGATTCCAGCTTCATGGTCTAAAACTTGGATTCGGTGACAAAGCAGCCACCAGGGAAAACCTCCTCACATGTTTCGGTGACGAGAAACCACTGGAGACGTTGAAGATATTCAAGAAGGCGGGCGGGTGCTGCAGCCGCGTCGCAGACTGCCTCTGCTGCATGTGCTGCATCAAGGCGTGCAACAAGATGAACGACCAGTGCGCCATCTTGATGGCGCAGGTGTGCGCCGCGCTCTCGTGCCTTGGCTGCTACGAGTGCTGCGCGGAGGTGTGCTGTGGAGGGTCCGAGTCGTAG
- the LOC119362996 gene encoding uncharacterized protein LOC119362996 isoform X3, protein MEDFARAVEDGLKLSKRLVLPGGLPPPRPPAGMERGPDAAAALLLPAAPMAYAVVSDPGAVDTPDVPSYQPYVYGRLDPPALIPLQMKEIDLAVDCALDTASVTLRARWWLHCITRSRECDVRLIVPMGEQGSILGAEVTVGRMSYNTQVTEVEDQTMENTMKGILKPHMFCLTIPQVEGGADIVATVRWSQKLHYDNGRFTVDIPFCFPYYVNPLPKVFMKREKIQLTVNSGFSKEVLLQGTSHSLKEKARQGDKLSFLHEAVVENWSSKDFTFSYSVYSGDLSGGIHVQPSTSQDYDDRDTFSIFILPGSGNRKAMALLSSAHDALPQIFLMTDGSVDDEHDICQTVKNELLSRGSKSPRISTFGLGLYCNHYFLRMVASIGKGHFDAALETGSIESRIVKWFRKASNTIVANISIDATKHLDDFEVDSEYIPDISAQCPLCISGKYQGKFPETVVATGYLADMTEISIELKVQHITDMPLDNIFAAQQIALLTAKAWLSADKQLERKVIKLSIENSVLSEYTSMVVLQTNLDAAQKQVKQKPKGRKGANEPLRFQLHGLKLGFGDKAATRENLLTCFGDEKPLETLKIFKKAGGCCSRVADCLCCMCCIKACNKMNDQCAILMAQVCAALSCLGCYECCAEVCCGGSES, encoded by the exons ATGGAGGACTTCGCGCGCGCGGTGGAGGACGGGCTCAAGCTGTCGAAGCGGCTCGTGCTGCCGGGCGGGCTGCCCCCGCCGCGGCCGCCCGCGGGGATGGAGCGCGGGCCCGACGCGGCCGCCGCGCTGctgctccccgccgcgccgatggcCTACGCGGTCGTCTCCGACCCCGGCGCCGTCGACACCCCCGACGTGCCCAGCTACCAGCCCTACGTCTACGGCCGCCTCGACCCGCCCGCGCTCATCCCGCTGCAGATGAAGGAGATCGACCTGGCCGTCGACTGCGCGCTCGACACGGCCTCCGTCACCCTGCGCGCGCGCTGGTGGCTGCACTGCATCACGCGCAGCCGCGAGTGCGACGTCAGGCTCATCGTGCCCATGGGAGAACAG GGTTCAATTCTAGGCGCTGAGGTCACTGTCGGAAGAATGTCATACAATACTCAAGTGACCGAAGTAGAAGACCAAACCATGGAGAATACCATGAAAGGCATTTTGAAACCCCATATGTTTTGCTTGACAATACCACAG GTGGAAGGTGGAGCGGATATTGTAGCCACAGTTAGATGGTCTCAGAAGTTACACTATGATAATGGACGATTCACGGTCGACATACCTTTCTGTTTTCCATACTATGTCAACCCATTACCAAAAGTATTCATGAAGAGGGAGAAAATTCAGTTGACAGTGAATAGTGGATTCAGTAAAGAGGTTTTGTTGCAGGGCACAAGCCATTCATTGAAG GAAAAGGCAAGGCAGGGTGATAAATTGTCTTTCCTGCATGAAGCAGTTGTTGAGAATTGGTCAAGCAAAGATTTCACATTTTCCTACAGT GTTTACTCTGGTGACTTGTCAGGTGGTATCCATGTGCAGCCTTCAACATCTCAGGATTATGACGATAGAGATACATTCAGCATTTTCATTTTACCTGGAAGTGGGAATAGAAAG GCGATGGCATTATTGTCAAGTGCCCATGATGCGCTCCCACAAATTTTTCTTATGACTGATGGATCGGTTGATGATGAGCATGACATCTGTCAAACTGTGAAAAATGAGCTGCTCAGCAGAGGATCTAAATCTCCCCGAATTTCTACGTTCGGACTAG GTTTATATTGCAACCATTATTTCTTGCGCATGGTGGCATCAATTGGCAAGGGGCATTTTGATGCTGCACTCGAGACAG GATCAATTGAGAGTCGAATAGTTAAGTGGTTCAGGAAAGCATCAAATACAATAGTGGCAAACATCTCCATTGATGCTACGAAACATCTCGATGATTTTGAA GTGGATTCTGAATATATTCCAGACATTTCAGCACAGTGTCCTTTATGTATATCTGGAAAATACCAAGGCAAGTTCCCTGAGACAGTTGTGGCAACGGGTTACTTGGCTGACATGACAGAGATCTCGATTGAGCTGAAGGTCCAGCATATAACGGACATGCCTCTTGATAAC ATTTTCGCAGCACAGCAGATTGCTCTTCTCACAGCAAAGGCATGGCTTTCTGCAGACAAACAACTGGAGAGAAAG GTGATAAAATTAAGCATAGAGAATAGTGTTCTTTCAGAGTACACAAGCATGGTTGTACTTCAAACCAATTTGGATGCAGCACAAAAA CAGGTCAAGCAGAAACCGAAAGGACGCAAAGGCGCCAATGAGCCATTACGATTCCAGCTTCATGGTCTAAAACTTGGATTCGGTGACAAAGCAGCCACCAGGGAAAACCTCCTCACATGTTTCGGTGACGAGAAACCACTGGAGACGTTGAAGATATTCAAGAAGGCGGGCGGGTGCTGCAGCCGCGTCGCAGACTGCCTCTGCTGCATGTGCTGCATCAAGGCGTGCAACAAGATGAACGACCAGTGCGCCATCTTGATGGCGCAGGTGTGCGCCGCGCTCTCGTGCCTTGGCTGCTACGAGTGCTGCGCGGAGGTGTGCTGTGGAGGGTCCGAGTCGTAG
- the LOC119362996 gene encoding inter-alpha-trypsin inhibitor heavy chain H1-like isoform X1: MEDFARAVEDGLKLSKRLVLPGGLPPPRPPAGMERGPDAAAALLLPAAPMAYAVVSDPGAVDTPDVPSYQPYVYGRLDPPALIPLQMKEIDLAVDCALDTASVTLRARWWLHCITRSRECDVRLIVPMGEQGSILGAEVTVGRMSYNTQVTEVEDQTMENTMKGILKPHMFCLTIPQVEGGADIVATVRWSQKLHYDNGRFTVDIPFCFPYYVNPLPKVFMKREKIQLTVNSGFSKEVLLQGTSHSLKEKARQGDKLSFLHEAVVENWSSKDFTFSYSVYSGDLSGGIHVQPSTSQDYDDRDTFSIFILPGSGNRKVFKKAVVFVVDTSGSMKGKPLENVKNAVSTALSELVQGDYFNIITFNEELHSFSSCLEKVNEKAIASANDWMNANFVAEGGTDIMHPLNEAMALLSSAHDALPQIFLMTDGSVDDEHDICQTVKNELLSRGSKSPRISTFGLGLYCNHYFLRMVASIGKGHFDAALETGSIESRIVKWFRKASNTIVANISIDATKHLDDFEVDSEYIPDISAQCPLCISGKYQGKFPETVVATGYLADMTEISIELKVQHITDMPLDNIFAAQQIALLTAKAWLSADKQLERKVIKLSIENSVLSEYTSMVVLQTNLDAAQKQVKQKPKGRKGANEPLRFQLHGLKLGFGDKAATRENLLTCFGDEKPLETLKIFKKAGGCCSRVADCLCCMCCIKACNKMNDQCAILMAQVCAALSCLGCYECCAEVCCGGSES; this comes from the exons ATGGAGGACTTCGCGCGCGCGGTGGAGGACGGGCTCAAGCTGTCGAAGCGGCTCGTGCTGCCGGGCGGGCTGCCCCCGCCGCGGCCGCCCGCGGGGATGGAGCGCGGGCCCGACGCGGCCGCCGCGCTGctgctccccgccgcgccgatggcCTACGCGGTCGTCTCCGACCCCGGCGCCGTCGACACCCCCGACGTGCCCAGCTACCAGCCCTACGTCTACGGCCGCCTCGACCCGCCCGCGCTCATCCCGCTGCAGATGAAGGAGATCGACCTGGCCGTCGACTGCGCGCTCGACACGGCCTCCGTCACCCTGCGCGCGCGCTGGTGGCTGCACTGCATCACGCGCAGCCGCGAGTGCGACGTCAGGCTCATCGTGCCCATGGGAGAACAG GGTTCAATTCTAGGCGCTGAGGTCACTGTCGGAAGAATGTCATACAATACTCAAGTGACCGAAGTAGAAGACCAAACCATGGAGAATACCATGAAAGGCATTTTGAAACCCCATATGTTTTGCTTGACAATACCACAG GTGGAAGGTGGAGCGGATATTGTAGCCACAGTTAGATGGTCTCAGAAGTTACACTATGATAATGGACGATTCACGGTCGACATACCTTTCTGTTTTCCATACTATGTCAACCCATTACCAAAAGTATTCATGAAGAGGGAGAAAATTCAGTTGACAGTGAATAGTGGATTCAGTAAAGAGGTTTTGTTGCAGGGCACAAGCCATTCATTGAAG GAAAAGGCAAGGCAGGGTGATAAATTGTCTTTCCTGCATGAAGCAGTTGTTGAGAATTGGTCAAGCAAAGATTTCACATTTTCCTACAGT GTTTACTCTGGTGACTTGTCAGGTGGTATCCATGTGCAGCCTTCAACATCTCAGGATTATGACGATAGAGATACATTCAGCATTTTCATTTTACCTGGAAGTGGGAATAGAAAG GTCTTCAAGAAAGCAGTCGTATTTGTTGTTGATACAAGTGGAAGCATGAAAGGAAAACCTCTTGAGAATGTGAAGAATGCAGTGTCTACAGCTCTTTCCGAACTTGTGCAAGGAGATTACTTCAACATTATAACATTTAATGAGGAGCTCCATTCATTCTCATCATGTTTAGAGAAAGTAAATGAAAAAGCAATAGCAAGTGCGAATGATTGGATGAACGCCAACTTTGTTGCTGAGGGTGGCACAGATATTATGCATCCTTTAAATgag GCGATGGCATTATTGTCAAGTGCCCATGATGCGCTCCCACAAATTTTTCTTATGACTGATGGATCGGTTGATGATGAGCATGACATCTGTCAAACTGTGAAAAATGAGCTGCTCAGCAGAGGATCTAAATCTCCCCGAATTTCTACGTTCGGACTAG GTTTATATTGCAACCATTATTTCTTGCGCATGGTGGCATCAATTGGCAAGGGGCATTTTGATGCTGCACTCGAGACAG GATCAATTGAGAGTCGAATAGTTAAGTGGTTCAGGAAAGCATCAAATACAATAGTGGCAAACATCTCCATTGATGCTACGAAACATCTCGATGATTTTGAA GTGGATTCTGAATATATTCCAGACATTTCAGCACAGTGTCCTTTATGTATATCTGGAAAATACCAAGGCAAGTTCCCTGAGACAGTTGTGGCAACGGGTTACTTGGCTGACATGACAGAGATCTCGATTGAGCTGAAGGTCCAGCATATAACGGACATGCCTCTTGATAAC ATTTTCGCAGCACAGCAGATTGCTCTTCTCACAGCAAAGGCATGGCTTTCTGCAGACAAACAACTGGAGAGAAAG GTGATAAAATTAAGCATAGAGAATAGTGTTCTTTCAGAGTACACAAGCATGGTTGTACTTCAAACCAATTTGGATGCAGCACAAAAA CAGGTCAAGCAGAAACCGAAAGGACGCAAAGGCGCCAATGAGCCATTACGATTCCAGCTTCATGGTCTAAAACTTGGATTCGGTGACAAAGCAGCCACCAGGGAAAACCTCCTCACATGTTTCGGTGACGAGAAACCACTGGAGACGTTGAAGATATTCAAGAAGGCGGGCGGGTGCTGCAGCCGCGTCGCAGACTGCCTCTGCTGCATGTGCTGCATCAAGGCGTGCAACAAGATGAACGACCAGTGCGCCATCTTGATGGCGCAGGTGTGCGCCGCGCTCTCGTGCCTTGGCTGCTACGAGTGCTGCGCGGAGGTGTGCTGTGGAGGGTCCGAGTCGTAG